Proteins from one Emys orbicularis isolate rEmyOrb1 chromosome 2, rEmyOrb1.hap1, whole genome shotgun sequence genomic window:
- the PRND gene encoding prion-like protein doppel, with amino-acid sequence MITMVPSGFMIQISSPFRSSRMGRTRMVTCWMAMLLLVLYSDITLCRRGSSSKKASQNKSPPPVNKPSPPTKKEPVKIPGTLCYTGQLLDIKLEPEETKYYTDNFKKFPDCIYYPRCFQSLEPNATKDTLVSECFNVTVSLTENKLDLSEGKNATSVYSRVMWQVISHLCAMEFCCQPCSLALSIHGSFGWLAMLCLGSFISLIMQ; translated from the coding sequence atgatcacaatggtcccttctggctttatgaTCCAAATCTCTTCCCCTTTCAGATCCTCCAGAATGGGAAGGACCCGGATGGTGACCTGCTGGATGGCTATGCTTTTGCTGGTGCTATATTCCGATATCACCCTTTGTAGGAGGGGCTCCTCAAGTAAGAAAGCAAGCCAGAATAAAAGTCCTCCCCCCGTTAATAAGCCCAGCCCGCCAACCAAAAAAGAACCAGTGAAGATTCCGGGAACACTCTGTTACACCGGCCAATTGCTCGACATCAAACTAGAGCCCGAAGAGACCAAATATTACACCGACAACTTCAAAAAGTTCCCCGATTGCATTTATTACCCTAGGTGCTTCCAGTCACTAGAGCCGAACGCAACCAAGGACACATTGGTTAGTGAGTGCTTTAACGTTACGGTGAGTCTGACTGAAAACAAACTGGACTTATCTGAAGGAAAGAACGCCACCAGTGTGTACTCCAGGGTCATGTGGCAAGTGATAAGCCACTTGTGTGCAATGGAATTCTGCTGCCAACCATGCAGCCTCGCTCTGTCGATCCACGGTTCCTTTGGTTGGTTAGCAATGCTTTGCCTCGGGAGTTTTATTTCTCTTATCATGCAATGA